A stretch of Henckelia pumila isolate YLH828 chromosome 4, ASM3356847v2, whole genome shotgun sequence DNA encodes these proteins:
- the LOC140863586 gene encoding squalene synthase-like — MGTLRAIWQHPDDLYPLVKLKLAARYAEKQIPSEPHWGFCYSMLHKVSRSFALVIQQLDTDLRDAICIFYLVLRALDTVEDDTSIATEVKVPILMSFHRHIYDRDWHFSCGTKDYKVLMDEFHHLSTAFLELASGYQEAIEDITMRMGAGMAKFICKEVETIDDYDEYCHYVAGLVGLGLSKLFHASGKEDLASDALSNSMGLFLQKTNIIRDYLEDINEIPKSRMFWPRQIWNKYVDKLEDLKDEDNSFKAVQCLNDMVTNALSHVEDCMKYMSSLRDPSIFRFCAIPQIMAIGTLALCYNNIQVFRGVVKMRRGLTAKVIDRTKAMPDVYGAFYDFSRMLKFKIDDDDPNARKTKDNLEVILKICRDSGTINQRKSYVIQSKPQYNTATFAIIFIILAILVSYLSATRATNI; from the exons ATGGGGACTTTGCGTGCAATTTGGCAGCATCCGGACGATTTATATCCGTTGGTGAAGCTGAAGTTGGCTGCAAGGTATGCGGAGAAGCAGATTCCGTCGGAGCCACACTGGGGATTTTGCTACTCTATGCTTCACAAAGTTTCGAGAAGTTTTGCTCTCGTTATTCAGCAGCTCGATACCGATCTTCGCGATGCA ATATGCATCTTCTATTTGGTTCTCCGAGCTCTTGATACTGTTG AGGATGATACAAGCATCGCAACAGAGGTTAAAGTACCGATTTTGATGTCTTTTCACCGTCACATATACGACCGCGACTGGCATTTTTCAT GTGGGACTAAGGACTACAAGGTTCTCATGGATGAGTTCCATCATCTATCGACGGCTTTTCTGGAGCTTGCAAGCGG TTATCAAGAGGCTATTGAGGATATTACGATGAGAATGGGTGCAGGAATGGCAAAATTTATATGCAAGGAG GTAGAAACGATAGATGATTATGATGAATATTGTCACTATGTGGCTGGACTTGTCGGATTAGGATTGTCAAAGCTTTTCCATGCTTCCGGAAAAGAAGATCTTGCTTCAGATGCTCTCTCGAACTCAATGGGTTTATTTCTTCAG AAAACAAATATTATCAGGGATTATCTGGAAGATATCAATGAGATTCCCAAATCAAGAATGTTTTGGCCTCGCCAAATTTGGAATAAATATGTCGACAAACTCGAG GACTTAAAAGATGAAGACAATTCATTTAAGGCAGTGCAGTGCCTGAATGACATGGTCACAAATGCTTTATCACATGTTGAAGACTGTATGAAATACATGTCTTCTTTGCGGGATCCATCAATCTTTCGATTTTGTGCAATTCCACAG ATAATGGCAATAGGGACTCTAGCTTTGTGCTACAACAACATTCAAGTATTCAGAGGTGTTGTGAAAATGAGACGTG GTCTTACTGCCAAAGTTATTGACCGAACTAAGGCCATGCCAGATGTGTATGGAGCCTTTTATGATTTCTCTCGTATGCTAAAATTTAAG ATTGACGACGATGATCCTAATGCTAGAAAGACAAAGGACAACTTAGAAGTGATCTTGAAAATTTGCAGGGATTCGGGAACCATAAACCAAAG GAAATCTTACGTGATCCAGAGCAAGCCTCAGTATAATACTGCTACG TTTGCTATCATTTTTATCATACTCGCCATTCTCGTATCATACTTATCTGCAACTCGAGCTACTAACATCT GA
- the LOC140861117 gene encoding uncharacterized protein — protein MVEKSRAEWSTEDKKKKANLDNVAKDILYKTLDVNMFSNIKTCFTAKKIWEKLTQLCEGNDQTKENKLTVAIQKFDNAKMKPGEAMAEFDERFSNIICEHISLGKIYTNHEIALKVMRALPREWDVKTITMRESKDLRKLELYDLFSDLKSYEFELGI, from the coding sequence ATGGTTGAAAAATCTAGAGCAGAATGGAGCACCgaggacaaaaaaaaaaaagcaaatctTGACAACGTAGCCAAAGATATTTTATACAAAACCTTGGACGTAAACATGTTTAGCAATATCAAGACGTGTTTTACTGCTAAAAAAATCTGGGAGAAACTCACTCAACTGTGCGAAGGCAATGACCAAACCAAGGAGAACAAACTCACAGTAGCCATTCAGAAGTTTGATAATGCcaagatgaaaccaggagaaGCCATGGCTGAGTTTGACGAAAGATTTAGTAACATTATTTGTGAACATATATCCCTTGGTAAAATATATACTAATCATGAAATTGCTCTGAAGGTTATGCGTGCACTGCCCAGAGAGTGGGATGTCAAGACTATAACCATGAGGGAATCAAAAGATCTAAGGAAACTAGAACTTTATGATTTGTTTTCTGATCTCAAATCCTACGAGTTTGAACTCGGAATATGA